Proteins co-encoded in one Candida albicans SC5314 chromosome 3, complete sequence genomic window:
- the ZCF31 gene encoding Zcf31p (Zn(II)2Cys6 transcription factor of unknown function; mutant is sensitive to copper and SDS, and resistant to Calcofluor White; required for yeast cell adherence to silicone substrate) — MFISHMSAPPSIPTITTPGTSSTNTRRVARRACLSCREKKIKCNGEPMTTITAADGTNRIIPEKTRTCSNCRFLGIPCVFVQSNRGGKRKKRSTEHQLSDSEATTAPATHPNQLGQHQQLPPIKKTKSTPSIHNLDSGVVIPSINQQQERHQDGYRNEELASTERVSSYILDGNNSTKLPSPVLTHTTFDSRRDEGQRFNNQLRRSSTTTAGFSLPPPQELLGRRSVSYSPGPSSIKSQLPHLTSSSTTTSSVQSPPPPPPPPQPPRGMGIQFHEASHQPGIFPPPPPPPPPPPPHPDHLHHQYYGYPPPPPPPPPPPLHHHHHYPPSHHPGFGFPPPPPGPPGPPGPPPVPPPPHYHQSAPPESPPKEFKHRHPKYFHKQNNKGHRHRHHPHLHHHHPPPPHHHHHHPRDFQQHNGQDDIKSKHTDENSQNSKPSSPRWLDNMSVSSSDSSRSVSSPQSQHNDKSQYSNHKSSTQMSSCTNSVTQTLDRLPKIVSTQQNNLTPTSKILSNSPFTESELAKYDLPKWEVLNKIFNYYYIYNQPSHQIFPGKAILLENLALNTDSSIIHAIIATTCLIISKYDSSINIVADELYWINKMHKFWDNLNDLGILCCYKLLVKCTSIRFNIKKMNDINIKLWEMINNNQYVDIFKQKKFDFQESRIIPTFGTKRQNYERELTLKIIWSFYINNIILLRFNQGRPYYKLSSIMNGFKFDYDRDQYSNNILLPMSDIDYLSLKSAGNRANWNQLYEKSHIPTDATSLILSSKSFENSLSKLSNKDITFSNLISKDEFHVDLRNKLKTKYYEIIHDEKLVVINTNYWFSNIILRLSELIQYNYILCDIMVFKMCKYDWKTDLGCNSDDRGDSKDTNTTQGEKCRDADGNSIQHKEDYKDSVSNPGLLQHPLISDEIQSVEGLTTKLKSLNNNDWKILIEMIKSTNEYVDLIKLIPSSEYTDYSIVVGPTTFDDNYNNENETTKRFRNLINNSSEWWNKQELKSSVQQSWAKLPIYILSFTSRVLSIIYSLAVLTKYIKFKKSFKSGDLIVEFLETNEVRTIEGCNISVLQQKQMSDVYEIFTEIHILSQLFVLCEYVKFKLSYSNEDLAALSIQRLNNLNQHLDEVLQQNFTKIKPE; from the coding sequence ATGTTTATCTCACATATGTCTGCGCCTCCAAGTATCCCAACAATAACCACTCCAGGTACATCTTCCACCAATACACGCAGAGTCGCTAGACGAGCTTGTTTGTCGTGTCGTGAAAAGAAGATCAAATGTAACGGAGAACCCATGACTACTATAACAGCAGCTGACGGTACCAATAGAATCATACCCGAGAAAACCAGAACATGTTCCAATTGCCGATTTTTGGGTATACCATGTGTGTTTGTACAAAGTAATCGTGGTgggaaaaggaaaaagcGTTCGACAGAACACCAACTATCTGATTCCGAAGCAACAACTGCCCCTGCTACACACCCAAATCAGTTAGGTCAACATCAGCAATTAccaccaataaaaaaaaccaaatcaacACCTTCAATTCACAATCTCGACAGTGGAGTGGTGATACcttcaatcaatcaacaacaagagaGGCATCAAGATGGATATCGcaatgaagaattggcGTCTACCGAAAGAGTCAGCTCATATATTTTAGACGGAAATAACAGCACAAAGTTACCATCACCGGTTTTAACACATACCACATTTGACTCACGAAGGGATGAAGGCCAGAGattcaataatcaattacGCCGATCTTCAACTACAACAGCAGGTTTTCTGTTACCACCACCCCAAGAATTATTGGGAAGAAGACTGGTCAGTTATTCCCCTGGACCTTCTTCAATAAAGAGCCAATTGCCTCACTTAACGTCGTCGTCGACCACAACATCCAGTGTGCAATcacctccaccaccaccaccacctccgCAACCACCCCGTGGAATGGGCATACAGTTTCATGAAGCAAGTCACCAACCAGGCATAtttcctcctcctcctcctccacCACCGCCGCCGCCACCGCATCCCGATCACTTACATCACCAGTATTATGGCTACccaccaccaccgccaCCGCCACCGCCACCTCCTTTgcatcatcaccatcattaCCCGCCCTCTCATCATCCAGGATTTGGGTTCCCACCACCGCCACCAGGTCCACCAGGTCCGCCAGGTCCGCCACCtgtaccaccaccacctcaTTATCACCAATCGGCACCTCCAGAATCTCCACCAAAAGAATTTAAACATCGACATCCAAAGTATTTtcataaacaaaataataaaggACATCGACATCGACATCACCCACACCTACATCATCACcatcctcctcctcctcaccaccaccaccaccatccCCGTGATTTCCAGCAGCATAATGGACAGGATGACATAAAATCTAAGCATACTGATGAGAATAgtcaaaattcaaaaccGTCACTGCCACGATGGCTTGATAATATGTCAGTTTCGTCCCTGGATTCATCTAGATCAGTTTCATCTCCCCAAAGTCAGCATAATGACAAGTCACAATATTCTAATCACAAGTCATCTACCCAGATGAGTAGTTGCACTAATTCTGTAACACAAACACTCGATAGACTACCAAAGATAGTCTCTACtcaacaaaataatctCACCCCAACTTCaaaaattctttcaaaCAGTCCATTTACTGAATCAGAATTGGCAAAATATGATTTACCAAAATGGGAGGTCcttaataaaatatttaattactattatatatataatcaaCCTAGCCATCAAATATTCCCTGGGAAAGCAATATTACTTGAAAACTTGGCATTAAATACCGACAGTTCAATTATTCACGCCATTATTGCTACCACatgtttgataatttccaaatatGATTCCTCCATTAATATTGTCGCTGATGAATTGTACTGGATCAATAAAATGCATAAATTTTGGGATAATTTAAACGATTTAGGGATACTATGTTGCTACAAACTTTTAGTGAAATGTACTTCAATTCGattcaatattaaaaaGATGAACGACATAAATATCAAACTTTGGGAAATGatcaacaataatcaatatgtcgatattttcaaacagaaaaaatttgattttcaagAGTCTAGAATTATACCCACATTCGGCACCAAACGCCAGAATTATGAACGAGAGTTAACATTAAAGATTATATGGAGTTtttatatcaataatattattttattacGGTTTAATCAAGGAAGACCATATTATAAGTTGTCATCAATTATGAATGGGTTTAAGTTTGATTATGATCGTGATCAATATTCTAATAACATTTTATTGCCAATGAGTGATATTGATTATCTCTCGTTGAAATCAGCTGGTAATAGAGCCAATTGGAATCAATTATATGAAAAATCGCATATTCCAACTGACGCCActagtttgattttgagtCTGAAAAGTTTTGAGAATTCATTATCTAAATTATCTAATAAAGACATTACGTTTAGCAATTTAATTAGTAAAGATGAATTCCATGTTGATTTACgcaataaattgaaaacaaagtATTATGAAATAATCcatgatgaaaaattggttgtTATAAATACCAATTATTggttttcaaatataattttaCGATTGTCAGAGTTAATTCAAtacaattatattttatgtGATATCATGGTTTTCAAAATGTGCAAATATGACTGGAAAACCGATTTAGGATGTAATAGTGATGATCGAGGCGACAGTAAAGATACCAACACCACACAAGGTGAAAAATGTCGGGATGCTGATGGAAACTCGATACAACACAAGGAAGATTACAAGGATTCCGTAAGTAATCCTGGTTTATTACAACATCCTTTGATAAGTGACGAAATTCAACTGGTTGAAGGTTTAACTACCAAATTGAAAAGcttgaataataatgattggAAAATCTTAATTGAAATGATCAAATCGACCAACGAATACGTCGatttaataaaactaaTACCACTGTCCGAGTATACAGACTattctattgttgttgggcCAACAACTTTTGACGACAATTATAATAACGAAAATGAAACAACGAAAAGATTTAGGAATCtaatcaacaattcttcAGAGTGGTGGAACAAACAAGAGTTGAAATCCTCTGTACAACAGTCTTGGGCTAAATTGCCTATATACATATTATCATTTACTTCAAGGGTATTATCGATAATTTACAGTTTAGCAGTTTTGACGAAATacattaaattcaaaaagtCTTTTAAATCAGGcgatttgattgttgaatttcttGAGACAAACGAAGTTAGAACTATTGAAGGTTGCAACATTAGTGTTCTACAACAGAAACAGATGTCAGATGTGTATGAGATTTTCACTGAAATTCATATATTGAGtcaattatttgttttatgTGAGTACgttaaattcaaattgagTTATAGTAATGAGGATCTTGCTGCGCTTAGTATCCAACGATTAAACAATCTAAATCAACATCTCGATGAAGTTTTACAACAAAActttacaaaaataaaaccgGAATAG
- a CDS encoding uncharacterized protein (Ortholog of S. cerevisiae : AIM6, C. glabrata CBS138 : CAGL0C05533g, C. dubliniensis CD36 : Cd36_84610, C. parapsilosis CDC317 : CPAR2_404550 and Candida tenuis NRRL Y-1498 : CANTEDRAFT_115337) produces the protein MINVFKPIVQRDLVPTAYYNNEILQYNGVSPKDTPILPFNQTIEDLNRDIYAKPLHSHNDYWREYPLFSALSAGAISVESDIWYFPQSYKLTRTVTPSTSKYNNNNKQGNSSVNETLIFKNDEIYVGHSQEFLKPINTLFNLYLNPLSQFLQFVNPTYEIIDGDSNSENSRLEQDFFAQSQSERNSVFYNNPGQPLYLWFDFKTEANSTYDALKPLLKPFIDNGYLAYYNTTDDKYYSGPLILTITGNLPVEKVTNETIRYLFLDGPLDKFTIDNNNTNKDELKKWSKLSRVASGSLETILGSESYATSTKNDFNEEQKSQLKQVLDLAHEYGLKTRIWGDITWPWNVLDSHLKILFELGSDLLNVDDLERASQLFS, from the coding sequence ATGATTAATGTATTCAAACCTATTGTTCAACGTGATCTAGTGCCAACTGCCtattataataatgaaatctTACAATACAACGGCGTTTCTCCTAAAGACACACCTATACTTCCATTCAACCAAACCATAGAAGACTTGAATAGAGATATTTACGCCAAACCTTTACATTCTCATAACGACTACTGGAGAGAATATCCATTATTTTCAGCATTGAGTGCAGGTGCAATTAGTGTCGAAAGTGATATTTGGTATTTCCCACAATCTTACAAATTGACAAGAACGGTTACTCCATCTACAAGcaaatacaacaacaataacaaacaaGGCAACAGTTCAGTTAACGAAACGctaattttcaaaaatgatgaaatttatGTTGGCCATAGTCAAGAATTCTTGAAACCGATAAAtacattatttaatttatatttaaatcCACTATCTCAATTCTTACAATTTGTCAATCCAACATATGAGATCATTGATGGTGATAGCAACTCTGAGAATTCTCGACTTGAACAGGATTTTTTTGCACAATCTCAACTGGAGAGGAACAGTGTTTTTTATAACAATCCTGGACAACCACTTTATTTGtggtttgatttcaaaaccGAAGCTAATTCAACTTATGATGCCTTAAAACCATTGTTGAAACCATTTATAGATAATGGGTATTTAGCCTATTATAATACGACTGATGACAAGTATTATTCTGGTCCATTAATCTTAACAATAACGGGTAACTTACCAGTTGAAAAAGTAACTAATGAAACAATAagatatttgtttttagaTGGCCCATTAGATAAGtttacaattgataataacaatacaaataaagatgaattgaaaaaatggtCAAAATTATCTCGTGTGGCAAGTGGTTCCTTAGAGACAATTTTGGGATCAGAGTCATACGCAACTAGCACTAAGAATGATTTCAATGAAGAGCAAAAATcacaattgaaacaagtGCTTGACTTGGCTCATGAATATGGATTAAAGACGAGAATTTGGGGTGATATAACTTGGCCATGGAACGTTTTAGATCtgcatttgaaaattttgtttgaattaGGTTctgatttattgaatgttgatgatttagaaaGGGCTCTGCAGTTATTTTCATAA
- the ARG11 gene encoding Arg11p (Putative ornithine transporter of the mitochondrial inner membrane; induced during the mating process), whose product MDQEITSPNTSHHETLHPLKEITFGAISGMVGKVVEFPLDTIKVRLQSAGSSGGITTLQMIKTTYHNEGIFNGFYKGLKAPMIGACLENAILFSSYNFGSTVITNYLNKNNDKNQYTTETLPFSGKILAGGFAGFMASFVLTPVELVKCQLQVSNLSSDKSHHTYGTIIKSTIRDRGTIGLWKGLNSTIVREVIGTAIWFGTYEYVNDYYKKVKEPCVSNKDVQLLIAGAMAGVTFNFSMFPVDTIKSNIQTHDLFNNNRNSNSVGKHMGFWQTTRSIIAKPGGILNLYNGLGITMVRCIPANALIFYTYELLKQNF is encoded by the coding sequence atGGATCAAGAAATAACATCACCAAACACCTCTCATCATGAAACTCTTCATCCTTTGAAAGAGATCACATTTGGTGCTATATCAGGAATGGTGGGTAAAGTGGTCGAATTTCCATTGGATACAATCAAAGTGCGATTACAGTCGGCTGGTAGCAGTGGCGGTATTACAACTCTACAGATGATTAAAACGACATATCACAATGAAGGGATATTCAATGGGTTTTACAAAGGGTTAAAAGCTCCTATGATTGGTGCTTGTTTAGAAAATGCCATACTTTTTAGCTCATATAATTTTGGATCTACAGTGAtaacaaattatttaaacaaGAATAACGACAAAAATCAGTATACTACTGAAACTTTGCCATTCCTGGGGAAAATTCTAGCTGGTGGATTTGCTGGATTCATGGCGTCGTTTGTGTTGACTCCAGTTGAGTTGGTAAAATGTCAATTACAAGTATCAAATCTAAGTCTGGATAAATCACATCATACATACGGcacaattatcaaatcaacaatacGAGATAGAGGTACAATTGGATTGTGGAAAGGTTTGAATTCAACTATTGTTAGAGAAGTCATTGGCACAGCAATTTGGTTTGGTACTTACGAATATGTCAATGATTATTACAAAAAGGTCAAGGAACCCTGTGTTAGTAATAAGGATGTACAATTGTTGATTGCTGGTGCCATGGCTGGTGTCAcgttcaatttttcaatgttcCCAGTAGACActatcaaatcaaacatCCAAACCCATGActtattcaacaacaatagaaacTCAAACAGCGTGGGGAAACACATGGGATTCTGGCAAACAACAAGATCGATAATCGCCAAACCAGGAGgaatattgaatttgtaTAATGGGTTAGGAATAACTATGGTTCGTTGTATACCAGCTAATGCCCTTATTTTCTACACTTATGAACTACtcaaacaaaatttttaa
- the RPS15 gene encoding 40S ribosomal protein uS19 (Putative ribosomal protein; macrophage/pseudohyphal-induced after 16 h; repressed upon phagocytosis by murine macrophage; Spider biofilm repressed) yields MVDATAPKKRTFKQFSFKGVDLKDLVEMPTEEFTKLCGARVRRRFSRGLDSKPMGLIKKLRAARAATEPNERPAVVKTHLRNMIVVPEMIGSVVGVYNGKVFNTVEIKPEMVGHYLGEFSITYTPVRHGRAGNASSKFMPLR; encoded by the coding sequence CTGCCCCAAAGAAGAGAACCTTCAAACAATTCTCCTTTAAAGGTGTTGATTTAAAAGACTTGGTTGAAATGCCAACTGAAGAATTCACCAAATTATGTGGTGCCAGAGTCAGAAGAAGATTCTCCAGAGGTTTAGACTCCAAACCAATGGgtttaatcaaaaaattgagaGCTGCCAGAGCTGCCACTGAACCAAATGAAAGACCAGCCGTTGTCAAAACTCACTTGAGAAACATGATTGTTGTTCCAGAAATGATTGGTTCTGTTGTTGGTGTCTACAATGGTAAAGTTTTCAACACTGTTGAAATTAAACCAGAAATGGTTGGTCACTACTTGGGTGAATTCTCCATTACCTATACTCCAGTTAGACACGGTAGAGCTGGTAATGCTTCTTCTAAATTCATGCCATTGAGATAA